A stretch of Haloprofundus halophilus DNA encodes these proteins:
- a CDS encoding polysaccharide lyase: MTKNHGYNTPKKGTADWNVPLNENFKKIDKDIEVRDVESKLDTYEPAAGAKFLATDTGNRYIGDGEQWNLAPLPRRGAVGDLTAQNRFRIPAREQDPENAEAGELWLRTDENALKVQMANGVQTLASGESSGDDGRGDTGGTTNADVTIDFADDSYLDKFDARKSEQNSIVNGEKARSDTALQVQLEEGSHYGTDMQYYFSDNGMSEPEELWTRYYLRLDPGFDVTSDGGKLPGPAGTYDSGGWGGKPADGTNGWSARMAFMPADGGAELSYYCYHADMNNWGEWWSWDGTIETGQYYQIDSYVKLNTPGENDGILRGWIDGEQAMEKTDIRFRDTEDLKVESLWFNIYHGGSDTSPSDNSFYFDKLQMSTSGPLD; the protein is encoded by the coding sequence ATGACGAAAAACCACGGCTACAACACACCGAAGAAAGGTACCGCCGACTGGAACGTACCACTAAACGAGAACTTCAAAAAGATTGATAAAGACATCGAGGTTCGGGACGTCGAGTCGAAGCTCGACACGTACGAACCGGCGGCAGGGGCGAAGTTCCTGGCGACGGACACGGGGAACCGATACATCGGCGACGGCGAGCAGTGGAACCTCGCACCGCTGCCGCGGCGCGGGGCGGTCGGCGACCTGACCGCGCAGAACCGGTTCCGCATTCCGGCACGAGAGCAGGACCCCGAAAACGCGGAGGCCGGCGAACTCTGGCTTCGGACCGACGAGAACGCGCTCAAAGTCCAGATGGCCAACGGCGTGCAGACGCTCGCCAGCGGCGAGAGCTCCGGCGATGACGGTCGCGGCGACACCGGCGGAACGACCAACGCCGACGTCACTATCGACTTCGCCGACGACTCGTACCTCGACAAGTTCGACGCCCGAAAGTCGGAGCAGAACTCCATCGTCAACGGCGAGAAGGCGCGAAGCGACACGGCGCTTCAGGTGCAACTCGAAGAGGGAAGCCACTACGGCACCGACATGCAGTACTACTTCAGCGACAACGGCATGTCGGAGCCCGAGGAGCTCTGGACCCGCTACTACCTCCGCCTGGACCCCGGTTTCGACGTCACCTCCGACGGCGGGAAACTCCCCGGCCCGGCGGGAACCTACGACAGCGGCGGATGGGGCGGTAAGCCCGCCGACGGGACGAACGGCTGGTCCGCGCGGATGGCGTTCATGCCGGCCGACGGCGGCGCCGAACTCTCGTACTACTGCTACCACGCAGATATGAACAACTGGGGCGAGTGGTGGAGCTGGGACGGTACCATCGAGACCGGCCAGTACTACCAGATCGACAGCTACGTCAAGCTCAACACGCCCGGCGAGAACGACGGTATCCTCCGCGGCTGGATCGACGGCGAGCAGGCGATGGAGAAGACGGACATCCGGTTCCGCGACACCGAGGACCTGAAGGTGGAGTCGCTGTGGTTCAACATCTACCACGGCGGCAGCGACACCTCGCCCAGCGACAACTCGTTCTACTTCGACAAGCTCCAGATGTCGACGAGCGGGCCGCTGGACTGA
- a CDS encoding glycosyltransferase family 4 protein, whose product MGLDILQLHRGPVYPPSNGEEVRIWETTKALADTGRVWLAYPDADGAEFPPGVYALDLDNPFLDYKATRIYLWNALLGLGSDTPIERLQTRLTVRTVRRRPVDFDVVCSESPQVLGAARLLADHYDAALLLNKHNAMFDLLDQQLRSRSIPGPIRRRAVDNLRAHEQAGIDDADAVVFQSAADREAFDVPDGVRCEVVTNGTNYDDIAAGGDPEAVRRRLGVGDDRTVCLFVGACDYEPNEEAARRIVDEYAPALSDVEFVIVGRDPPKTTRENVYTPGFVDDLPGALAMADIALCPLTMGSGTKLKMMDYLAAGLPIVTTPVGAQGIDIVDGETALVRDVSEFEAAIRELSSSPELAARLSANARALGRQYSWDELLSAYDDLVTDIAGRRVAVD is encoded by the coding sequence ATGGGATTAGATATCTTACAGTTACACCGGGGACCGGTCTACCCGCCGTCGAACGGCGAGGAAGTCCGCATCTGGGAGACGACGAAGGCGCTGGCTGACACCGGTCGCGTGTGGCTCGCGTACCCCGACGCCGACGGCGCGGAGTTCCCGCCCGGCGTCTACGCGCTCGACCTCGACAACCCGTTTCTCGACTACAAGGCGACGCGCATCTACCTCTGGAACGCGCTGTTGGGGCTCGGTTCCGACACGCCGATAGAGCGGCTGCAGACGCGGCTGACCGTTCGGACGGTCCGTCGCCGTCCGGTGGACTTCGACGTCGTCTGCAGCGAGTCGCCGCAGGTGCTCGGCGCGGCGCGACTGCTCGCCGACCACTACGACGCGGCGCTGCTGTTGAACAAGCACAACGCCATGTTCGACCTGCTCGACCAGCAGTTGCGTTCGCGGTCGATTCCCGGACCGATTCGACGGCGCGCGGTCGACAATCTCCGGGCGCACGAACAGGCGGGTATCGACGACGCCGACGCCGTCGTCTTCCAGTCGGCCGCCGACCGGGAGGCGTTCGACGTTCCCGACGGCGTCAGATGCGAAGTCGTCACGAACGGGACGAACTACGACGACATCGCCGCCGGCGGCGACCCGGAGGCGGTCCGTCGGCGACTCGGCGTCGGAGACGACAGAACGGTCTGCCTGTTCGTCGGCGCGTGCGACTACGAACCGAACGAGGAGGCCGCCCGCCGCATCGTCGACGAGTACGCTCCCGCGCTGTCGGACGTGGAGTTCGTCATCGTCGGCCGCGACCCGCCGAAGACGACGCGCGAGAACGTCTACACGCCGGGGTTCGTCGACGACCTGCCGGGGGCGCTCGCGATGGCCGACATCGCGCTCTGTCCGCTCACGATGGGGTCGGGGACGAAGCTCAAGATGATGGACTACCTCGCCGCGGGCCTGCCCATCGTGACGACGCCCGTCGGCGCGCAGGGTATCGACATCGTCGACGGCGAGACGGCGCTCGTCCGCGACGTGAGCGAGTTCGAGGCGGCGATTCGAGAGCTGTCGTCGTCTCCGGAGCTCGCAGCGCGACTGAGCGCGAACGCCCGAGCACTCGGGCGGCAGTACTCGTGGGACGAACTCCTCTCGGCGTACGACGACCTCGTCACCGACATCGCGGGGCGGCGCGTCGCTGTCGACTGA
- a CDS encoding glycosyltransferase family 2 protein, which translates to MDGSYFEDGYSGLGSVSGGEKYALGVVLDGEDDHHLLRLLGRTAQLGHPLLAVRRDGTVLYAVGVGDEPMEVHQEVDYVGGGGETAREVLVELARTYGLRGLVVHEDPSAPVDLEASFEALEAEDTFVVESLSRLTEAAESDHAPVVVGLPAYNEEKAVGSVVEKVRNYADVVVVVDDGSTDRTAERASEAGAVVVRHSENRGYGAALQTLFTEGKQRNASSLVVIDADGQHDASDVQRLLRRQRECEADIVIGSRYTGSVTSEIPLYRRFGLWVINVLTNLGLGTLRKENRIGDTQSGFRAYGPRAIESLAEDETLGSNMQASTDILFHARKRGYEIDEIGIRIRYDLEDTYTQNPLSHGYSVVKGVLRLIEQDRPLTTLGVPGFVSAFVGLTLGYWSVFEYGQTGEFPLVLVGVSGLLLLVGFFASVVAIVHQSLRDV; encoded by the coding sequence CTCCGTCTACTCGGTCGTACCGCACAGCTCGGACATCCGCTACTCGCGGTTCGGCGGGACGGGACCGTGCTGTACGCCGTCGGGGTCGGCGACGAACCCATGGAGGTACACCAGGAAGTCGACTACGTAGGGGGCGGCGGAGAGACGGCACGTGAGGTGCTCGTCGAACTCGCGCGGACGTACGGCCTCCGCGGACTCGTCGTTCACGAGGACCCGAGCGCACCGGTCGACCTCGAGGCCAGTTTCGAGGCGCTCGAAGCCGAAGATACGTTCGTAGTCGAATCACTGTCGCGGCTGACCGAAGCGGCGGAGTCGGACCACGCGCCGGTCGTCGTCGGACTGCCCGCCTACAACGAAGAGAAGGCCGTCGGTTCCGTCGTCGAGAAGGTGCGTAACTACGCCGACGTGGTCGTCGTCGTCGACGACGGGAGCACGGACCGAACCGCAGAGCGGGCGTCCGAGGCCGGTGCCGTGGTCGTCAGGCACTCGGAGAACCGCGGCTACGGCGCGGCGCTGCAGACGCTCTTCACCGAGGGAAAACAGCGCAACGCGTCGAGTCTCGTCGTCATCGACGCGGACGGACAACACGACGCGAGCGACGTGCAGCGGCTCCTACGGCGACAGCGGGAGTGTGAGGCGGACATCGTCATCGGGAGTCGGTACACCGGTAGCGTGACGAGCGAGATTCCGCTCTACCGGCGCTTCGGTCTCTGGGTCATCAACGTCCTCACGAACCTCGGACTCGGAACGCTCCGCAAGGAAAACCGCATCGGAGACACGCAGAGCGGTTTTCGCGCGTACGGACCGAGAGCCATCGAGTCGCTGGCCGAAGACGAGACGCTCGGGTCGAACATGCAGGCCAGCACCGACATCCTGTTTCACGCTCGAAAACGGGGGTACGAGATCGACGAGATCGGGATTCGAATCCGGTACGACCTCGAAGACACCTACACCCAGAACCCACTTTCGCACGGCTACTCCGTGGTGAAAGGTGTCCTCCGGCTCATCGAGCAGGACCGACCGCTGACGACGCTCGGCGTTCCCGGGTTCGTCAGCGCGTTCGTCGGACTCACCCTCGGTTACTGGTCGGTGTTCGAGTACGGACAGACCGGCGAGTTCCCGCTGGTGCTCGTCGGGGTGTCGGGTCTCCTGTTGCTCGTCGGGTTCTTTGCGAGCGTCGTCGCCATCGTCCACCAGTCACTTCGAGACGTTTAA
- a CDS encoding DUF1616 domain-containing protein, which translates to MSVRESLAAQFLDLAVCAGFLVGYVVLASTLGVPSPGIAFLGGVYVAFIPGYAVVSALFPRAEATARLGGDVRRLTLGHRLVLSVGTSLVVAALLGVVLASSPIGLFAGPAIAAVGAVNAVGLLVAAKRRWSTPPDRRFSVTLPRGTSFLSASSGLERVVTALLVVCVLVAFGGIGYAVVTPERGETFTGFSVLTEDDAGELTASDYPTDVAAGEASDLYVEIENEEGRAVDYTVVVLLQDVDGDTGTVSESSELARFGTRVASGETAVRQFEFRPERVGADQRVQLLLYEESPPAEPTRANAYRSVHFWTTVGASDQANASVAPPTPSSGGPT; encoded by the coding sequence GTGTCTGTTCGCGAATCGCTCGCCGCCCAGTTTCTCGACCTCGCCGTCTGTGCGGGCTTTCTGGTCGGCTACGTCGTACTGGCGTCGACGCTCGGTGTTCCGTCGCCGGGTATCGCCTTCCTGGGCGGTGTCTACGTCGCCTTCATCCCGGGGTACGCCGTCGTCTCGGCGCTGTTTCCGCGGGCCGAGGCCACCGCGCGGTTGGGGGGTGACGTCCGACGGCTCACGCTCGGTCATCGACTCGTCCTCTCCGTCGGGACGAGTCTCGTCGTCGCCGCGCTCCTCGGCGTGGTCCTCGCCAGTTCGCCGATCGGCCTGTTCGCCGGACCCGCCATCGCCGCCGTCGGCGCGGTGAACGCCGTCGGTCTCCTGGTCGCGGCGAAGCGCCGATGGTCGACCCCGCCCGACCGTCGGTTTAGTGTCACCCTCCCGCGCGGAACGTCGTTTCTCTCCGCGTCGAGCGGCCTCGAACGCGTCGTCACCGCGCTACTGGTGGTCTGCGTGTTGGTCGCCTTCGGGGGCATCGGGTACGCGGTCGTCACCCCCGAACGGGGCGAGACGTTCACCGGATTCTCGGTGCTTACCGAAGACGACGCCGGAGAGCTGACCGCGAGCGACTACCCGACGGACGTCGCCGCCGGCGAGGCCAGCGACCTCTACGTCGAGATAGAGAACGAGGAGGGGAGAGCCGTCGACTACACCGTCGTCGTGCTGCTTCAGGACGTCGACGGCGACACCGGAACGGTCAGCGAGAGTTCGGAACTCGCTCGGTTCGGGACGCGCGTCGCGTCCGGCGAGACCGCCGTTCGCCAGTTCGAGTTCCGACCGGAGCGCGTCGGGGCCGACCAGCGGGTACAGCTGCTGCTCTACGAGGAGTCGCCGCCGGCCGAGCCGACGAGGGCGAACGCCTACCGGTCGGTGCACTTCTGGACGACGGTCGGAGCGAGCGACCAGGCCAATGCCTCGGTCGCTCCGCCGACCCCGAGTTCGGGAGGGCCGACCTGA
- a CDS encoding glycosyltransferase family 2 protein encodes MSAVSRPLVSVVVPTYDRPAYLRSAVQSVFDQTYDAVELLVVDDCSPRPAAPVLDELNPDGRHRVRVIRHERNRGGSAARATGIRAAEGEYVAFLDDDDEWLPTKLEKQVAVLDAHPEVGLVYTGTQVIDSDGEKLESVTPVAHGSLTKTLLCRNVIGTFSKVMVRRALVEEVGTPDERFPSWQDLEWYVRLSRHCSVAGIREPLIRYQTDSPGRITDDVDDALVSRRLFVEKFDPLAREYGRLFGRKFRAWAAYRVGRLLVMHGEFDRARPLLVSAVKQYPFEPRFVKFLLPTLGGRRAYRFIKAAKRRAGTDT; translated from the coding sequence ATGTCTGCGGTATCCCGTCCGTTGGTCAGCGTCGTCGTTCCGACCTACGACCGGCCGGCGTATCTCCGGTCCGCGGTCCAGTCGGTGTTCGACCAGACGTACGACGCCGTCGAACTCCTCGTCGTCGACGACTGCTCTCCGAGGCCGGCCGCGCCGGTTCTCGACGAGCTGAACCCGGACGGCCGCCACCGCGTCCGCGTCATCCGCCACGAGCGAAACCGCGGCGGGTCCGCCGCCCGCGCGACGGGGATACGGGCCGCGGAGGGCGAGTACGTCGCGTTTCTCGACGACGACGACGAGTGGTTGCCGACCAAACTCGAAAAACAGGTCGCGGTGCTCGACGCTCACCCCGAGGTCGGACTCGTCTACACCGGGACGCAGGTGATAGACAGCGACGGCGAGAAACTGGAGTCGGTGACGCCCGTCGCCCACGGCAGCCTCACGAAGACGCTGCTGTGTCGGAACGTCATCGGGACGTTCTCGAAGGTGATGGTTCGACGGGCGCTCGTCGAGGAGGTCGGTACGCCGGACGAGCGGTTCCCCAGTTGGCAGGATTTAGAGTGGTACGTCCGCCTGTCGAGACACTGCTCGGTCGCCGGCATCCGCGAACCGCTCATCCGCTATCAGACGGACTCGCCCGGTCGGATCACCGACGATGTCGACGACGCGTTGGTCTCCCGGCGGCTGTTCGTCGAGAAGTTCGACCCGCTCGCCCGCGAGTACGGCCGCCTGTTCGGTCGGAAGTTCCGCGCGTGGGCCGCCTACCGAGTCGGCCGCCTGCTCGTCATGCACGGCGAGTTCGACCGAGCGCGTCCGCTTCTGGTCTCCGCCGTGAAACAGTACCCGTTCGAACCGCGCTTCGTGAAGTTTCTGCTCCCGACGCTGGGCGGACGGCGCGCGTACCGGTTCATCAAAGCGGCCAAACGACGCGCCGGAACCGACACCTGA
- a CDS encoding oligosaccharide flippase family protein has protein sequence MGRNVVRGFLSIFSSDVGVLVLSISITPILVRVLTSAEYGDYAFVMSVLSVTMIVINAGIFDGIRKYIAEQRPDADWNSNVFAYYMQVGLALAFAAVVIILVVLQLGLVQRFFSPEFEIYFYMLAALVVIRQLWAIGRGTLMGLGYEHISEPTKMARWVVFALVGVPLAAIGWGVVGVLVGRIVARGVVAIAVFWFVSRYVSLGSITRRVPSDFPRRELLSYNSFSVVLILLTSSLYHVDLILLRTLSGAQQTGYYNAALIVAEFLWFVPTAMQTVLLQSTSEWWSENKIDTVTDVTSRATRYVVLITTIMCLGIGALAEQFVSLYFGTEYLAAVAPLVLLLPGTLGFAVARPIFAVGQGKGELRLLILATGASATLNLVLNLLLIPRYGTVGAAVSTSIGYGSMLLFHILSARRIGFDPISDLRFGRIVATSAVAAVPVYGLPLVLEGDVVELIVVPPVGFAVFLVAAVLFGAIDRSEVNELRQRLSTILPVG, from the coding sequence ATGGGACGGAACGTCGTCCGTGGATTTCTATCGATATTTAGCTCCGACGTGGGCGTACTCGTTCTCTCGATCTCGATTACGCCGATCCTCGTTCGGGTGCTGACGAGCGCCGAGTACGGCGACTACGCGTTCGTGATGTCCGTGCTCAGCGTCACGATGATCGTCATCAACGCCGGCATCTTCGACGGGATACGCAAGTACATCGCCGAGCAACGTCCCGACGCCGACTGGAACTCGAACGTCTTCGCGTACTACATGCAGGTGGGGCTCGCCCTGGCGTTCGCCGCCGTCGTCATCATTCTCGTCGTCCTCCAACTCGGTCTCGTCCAGCGCTTCTTCAGCCCCGAGTTCGAGATCTACTTCTACATGCTCGCGGCGCTGGTCGTCATCCGGCAGCTCTGGGCGATCGGCCGCGGGACGCTGATGGGTCTCGGCTACGAGCATATCTCCGAGCCGACCAAGATGGCTCGGTGGGTCGTGTTCGCGCTGGTCGGCGTACCGCTGGCGGCCATCGGATGGGGCGTCGTCGGCGTTCTCGTCGGTCGCATCGTCGCCCGCGGGGTCGTCGCTATCGCGGTGTTCTGGTTCGTCTCGAGATACGTCTCGCTCGGGTCGATAACCCGCCGCGTCCCCTCGGATTTCCCCCGACGGGAACTGCTGTCGTACAACTCGTTCAGCGTCGTCCTCATCCTCCTGACGAGTTCGCTGTACCACGTCGACCTGATACTCCTCCGGACGCTGTCGGGGGCCCAACAGACCGGCTACTACAACGCCGCGCTCATCGTCGCCGAGTTCCTCTGGTTCGTCCCGACGGCGATGCAGACGGTGCTGCTCCAGTCGACGTCGGAGTGGTGGTCCGAGAACAAGATCGACACCGTGACCGACGTCACCAGCCGGGCGACGCGCTACGTCGTCCTCATCACGACCATCATGTGTCTCGGCATCGGTGCGCTCGCCGAGCAGTTCGTCTCGCTGTACTTCGGAACCGAGTATCTCGCTGCCGTCGCTCCGCTTGTGTTGTTGCTCCCCGGTACGCTCGGATTCGCCGTCGCCCGTCCGATTTTCGCCGTCGGACAGGGGAAGGGCGAACTCCGACTGCTGATTCTGGCGACGGGTGCGTCCGCGACGCTCAACCTCGTGCTCAACCTGCTGCTTATCCCGAGATACGGGACGGTCGGCGCGGCGGTCTCTACGAGCATCGGCTACGGGTCGATGCTCCTGTTCCACATCCTCTCTGCGCGCCGCATCGGCTTCGACCCCATCTCCGACCTCCGGTTCGGACGAATCGTCGCCACCAGCGCCGTCGCCGCCGTCCCCGTCTACGGACTCCCGCTCGTCTTGGAGGGCGACGTCGTCGAGTTGATCGTCGTCCCGCCGGTGGGCTTTGCCGTCTTCCTGGTCGCAGCGGTGTTGTTCGGCGCTATCGACCGCTCGGAGGTCAACGAACTGCGACAGCGACTCTCGACGATTCTGCCGGTGGGATGA
- a CDS encoding class I SAM-dependent methyltransferase: protein MWPPELEFVCGDCGSRLRRRQQSRNGQCHSDWRVDDDGIVRLLDVDDDAGAAEEIDALVDALRVGDMTPFKRAEKFESELRRIRPDFEYESWLNPDQADWVRIEPLAGKTVLELGSRCGALTRSLARRADHVVAVDTDLDGLRFSAAMQESAETENLTLVHGDATALPLGDDQFDVVVVNGVLKHVGADESSDDPVRAQRSFLRQTRQWLRPDGRLLVSEWNRLDPVHRLAAVVPAAVEGAVLDAGGRRRSPSVRLHSERGYVRLLERAGFRNVTVSYAVPNRRSPAFVFSDERLLAAFLRRKLVSLGTCLHSSVSPQSLSRVPFPPGTARLLGALTPAYKIGADAS, encoded by the coding sequence ATGTGGCCACCGGAGTTGGAGTTCGTCTGCGGGGACTGCGGGTCCCGTCTCCGCCGTCGACAGCAGTCGCGGAACGGCCAGTGTCACAGCGACTGGCGAGTGGACGACGACGGCATCGTTCGACTGCTCGACGTCGACGACGACGCCGGTGCCGCCGAGGAGATCGACGCGCTCGTCGATGCGCTGCGTGTCGGCGACATGACGCCGTTCAAGCGGGCGGAGAAGTTCGAGTCGGAGCTCCGGCGCATCCGCCCCGACTTCGAGTACGAGTCGTGGCTCAACCCCGACCAGGCCGACTGGGTCCGTATCGAACCGTTGGCGGGGAAGACGGTGCTCGAACTCGGCAGTCGATGCGGGGCGCTCACCCGCTCGCTCGCCCGCCGCGCCGACCACGTCGTCGCCGTCGACACCGACCTCGACGGGTTGCGGTTCTCCGCGGCGATGCAGGAATCCGCGGAGACGGAGAACCTCACGCTCGTCCACGGCGACGCGACGGCGCTCCCGCTCGGCGACGATCAGTTCGACGTCGTGGTGGTGAACGGGGTGCTGAAACACGTCGGGGCCGACGAGTCGTCGGACGACCCCGTCCGCGCACAGCGGTCGTTTCTCCGACAGACCCGCCAGTGGCTTCGCCCGGACGGCCGCCTCCTGGTGAGCGAGTGGAACCGACTGGACCCGGTTCACCGCCTCGCCGCCGTCGTCCCGGCGGCCGTCGAGGGAGCCGTCCTCGATGCGGGCGGCCGCCGTCGCTCGCCGTCGGTTCGTCTCCACTCCGAACGCGGCTACGTTCGCCTGCTCGAACGAGCGGGCTTTCGGAACGTGACGGTCTCGTACGCCGTGCCGAATCGGCGTTCGCCGGCGTTCGTCTTCTCCGACGAGCGACTGCTCGCGGCGTTTCTCAGACGGAAACTGGTGTCGCTCGGCACGTGTCTGCACAGTTCGGTCTCCCCGCAGTCGCTCTCGCGCGTCCCGTTCCCGCCGGGAACCGCGCGTCTGCTGGGTGCACTCACACCGGCGTACAAGATCGGCGCCGACGCCTCATGA
- a CDS encoding glycosyltransferase family 4 protein: protein MRIVGFTDLRPFELEAPLSAMDAESVVVSLDSDASAFERAVSQFRRGRAALRGGDTDALVVYNGSGMLGIVAVVLSLLYGVPLVVRANGDLFRQHDEKRAEYRRANQWARWLGYLGLSALTRATFRYADGFVAVSESLAETLARRTSCPRERIRVVAGPVTPSQYRRTAVADGTSDATGTMTVLTVTNLQYHGKYLGVCRLVDAMVELGDRRDDVSFVVAGDGLYYDAVEQYIDERVDDDPLDARIHTLGFVSDVAGLYASSDLFAYVSEIDAYPNVVIEAQAAGLPVVASRGYGIDEQIADGETGVLVDADDSTALASTLDDLLSDADRRHRLGTAAAARVAERNAPETLGPQMQRALEAILARCD from the coding sequence ATGCGTATCGTCGGCTTCACCGACCTCCGGCCGTTCGAACTCGAAGCGCCGCTGTCGGCGATGGACGCCGAGAGCGTCGTCGTCTCGTTGGACTCCGACGCGAGCGCGTTCGAGCGAGCGGTCTCGCAGTTCCGGCGCGGGCGTGCGGCGCTCCGCGGCGGCGACACCGACGCGCTCGTCGTCTACAACGGCTCGGGAATGCTGGGCATCGTCGCGGTGGTTCTCAGCCTGCTGTACGGCGTGCCGCTCGTCGTCAGAGCCAACGGCGACCTGTTCAGACAGCACGACGAGAAGCGCGCAGAGTACCGTCGGGCGAACCAGTGGGCTCGGTGGCTCGGGTACCTCGGCCTCTCGGCGCTCACCCGCGCGACGTTTCGCTACGCGGACGGCTTCGTGGCCGTCTCCGAGTCGCTGGCGGAGACGCTCGCTCGGCGGACGTCGTGTCCCCGGGAACGGATTCGCGTCGTTGCCGGCCCGGTGACGCCCTCGCAGTACCGCCGAACCGCCGTCGCCGACGGGACGTCCGACGCCACCGGGACCATGACCGTTCTGACCGTGACGAACCTCCAGTACCACGGGAAGTATCTCGGCGTCTGCCGCCTCGTCGACGCGATGGTCGAACTCGGCGACCGCCGAGACGACGTCAGTTTCGTCGTCGCCGGCGACGGTCTGTACTACGACGCGGTCGAGCAGTACATCGACGAACGCGTCGACGACGACCCGCTGGACGCGCGAATCCACACGCTCGGATTCGTGAGCGACGTCGCGGGGCTGTACGCCTCTTCGGACCTCTTCGCCTACGTTTCCGAGATAGACGCGTACCCGAACGTCGTCATCGAGGCGCAGGCGGCGGGCCTGCCCGTCGTCGCCAGTCGCGGCTACGGTATCGACGAGCAGATAGCCGACGGCGAGACGGGGGTTCTCGTCGACGCCGACGACTCGACGGCGCTCGCGTCGACGCTCGACGACCTGCTCTCGGACGCCGACCGACGCCACCGACTCGGGACGGCCGCGGCCGCACGGGTCGCGGAACGCAACGCCCCCGAGACGCTCGGTCCGCAGATGCAGCGGGCGCTCGAAGCGATTCTCGCTCGGTGCGACTGA
- a CDS encoding glycosyltransferase family 2 protein — protein sequence MAVVESALVAVLLVSVFLVVYAYALYPLGLWAVASVVPATTPRWGRDELPEVALIVAAYNEEAVIADKLENCLELEYPESKLDVVVFSDASSDRTDDIVRSYADRGIRLERIEGRVGKTACQNEVAELVDAEVLVFSDANSMYEPDAVRELVSSMGPDVGCVVGELRLSREDDDVEGESIWWQYTRFIKQHESRVGSVVKGNGAIYAVRSEAYVPLPADAISDFAEPLSIRSDGWRVVYQPAAVAREHTAKSVDAELNRKVRITTRSWHTLAQYLHLLNPLRYGKFSVKFASDTVLWWSTPMLSAVAFISLGTLAALTKSLLYVVPFLAGVGFLLFGLVGYLLEDGRRKVPTVFHVPHYFLVGNYSLVVGAWNFVNSRNVVTWETANESSTKE from the coding sequence ATGGCAGTTGTAGAGAGCGCACTCGTCGCAGTGCTTCTCGTCAGTGTGTTCCTGGTGGTGTACGCCTACGCGCTGTATCCGCTCGGGCTGTGGGCGGTCGCTTCGGTCGTCCCGGCGACGACTCCGCGGTGGGGGCGAGACGAGCTTCCGGAGGTCGCGCTCATCGTCGCCGCGTACAACGAGGAGGCCGTCATCGCCGACAAACTGGAGAACTGTCTCGAACTCGAGTACCCGGAGTCGAAACTCGACGTCGTCGTCTTCTCCGACGCCTCCTCGGACCGAACCGACGACATCGTCAGGTCGTACGCCGACCGCGGGATTCGCCTCGAACGAATCGAGGGCCGCGTCGGGAAGACGGCCTGTCAGAACGAGGTCGCCGAACTGGTCGACGCCGAGGTGCTCGTCTTCTCGGACGCGAACTCGATGTACGAACCCGACGCGGTCCGCGAACTCGTCTCGTCGATGGGGCCGGACGTCGGCTGCGTCGTCGGCGAACTCCGACTCTCCCGCGAGGACGACGACGTGGAGGGCGAGTCCATCTGGTGGCAGTACACCCGCTTCATCAAACAGCACGAGTCCCGAGTCGGGTCGGTCGTCAAGGGCAACGGCGCCATCTACGCCGTCCGCTCGGAGGCGTACGTTCCGCTGCCCGCCGACGCCATCAGCGACTTCGCCGAACCGCTCTCGATTCGCAGCGACGGCTGGCGCGTCGTCTACCAACCCGCCGCAGTCGCCCGAGAGCACACCGCAAAGAGCGTCGACGCGGAGCTCAACCGGAAAGTCCGTATCACGACGCGCTCGTGGCACACGCTCGCGCAGTACCTCCACCTGCTGAACCCGCTTCGGTACGGCAAATTCTCGGTGAAGTTCGCGAGCGACACGGTGCTGTGGTGGAGCACGCCGATGCTCTCCGCCGTCGCGTTCATTTCGCTGGGAACGCTCGCCGCGCTGACCAAGTCGCTTCTGTACGTCGTCCCGTTTCTGGCCGGCGTCGGCTTCCTGCTGTTCGGCCTCGTCGGTTATCTCCTCGAAGACGGGCGACGGAAGGTGCCGACCGTGTTCCACGTGCCGCACTACTTTCTGGTCGGCAACTACAGCCTCGTCGTCGGCGCGTGGAACTTCGTCAACAGCCGAAACGTCGTGACGTGGGAGACGGCCAACGAGTCGTCGACCAAAGAGTAA